One Gimesia aquarii DNA segment encodes these proteins:
- the ettA gene encoding energy-dependent translational throttle protein EttA, which produces MAQQYIMQLEGVTKVYEQKEVLKDIWLSFFPGAKIGVLGTNGAGKSTLLKIMSGEDTNFSGDARPAKGIKIGYFKQEPDLDQTQTVDECIAEAVAESQAILDRYNEVNLKFGEDPSPEEMEKLIEEQATLQDQIDAANLWELDRTLEIAMDAMRVAPGDSVIGNLSGGEQRRVALCKILLQNPDLLLLDEPTNHLDAESVAWLERFLHSFQGTVVAITHDRYFLDNVAGWILELERGRGIPFEGNYSSWLEQKQARLKVEEKQESKRQKFLKRELEWVRMSPKAQASKNKARIQRYEELAAEDYEKQDDASDIQIPISKPLGSRVLIAENLSKSFGDKLLFDNFTFELPRGGIVGVIGPNGAGKTTLFKMIMGLEQPDSGTLELGETVQLSYVDQSRDALNPKKTVYEEISQGHEHLVVGKSSIHARTYVGRFNFKGPDQQKLVGELSGGERNRVHMAKLLRSGGNLLLLDEPTNDLDVDTLRSLEEGLEHYSGCALVVSHDRWFLDRLATHIIAFEGDSTVRWFEGNYKMYEAKRHEELGKDADSPHRLQFKPLSR; this is translated from the coding sequence ATGGCACAACAATATATTATGCAACTGGAAGGCGTCACCAAAGTCTATGAGCAGAAAGAGGTTCTGAAAGACATTTGGCTTTCATTTTTCCCTGGTGCAAAAATTGGTGTTTTGGGTACAAACGGGGCTGGTAAAAGTACCCTTCTGAAAATCATGTCAGGAGAAGATACCAATTTCTCTGGCGATGCCCGACCCGCGAAGGGAATTAAAATTGGTTACTTTAAACAGGAACCAGATTTAGATCAAACACAGACGGTTGATGAGTGTATTGCAGAAGCAGTCGCTGAATCACAGGCAATTTTAGATCGATATAATGAGGTCAACCTAAAATTCGGAGAAGACCCCTCTCCCGAAGAAATGGAAAAACTGATCGAAGAACAGGCAACACTTCAAGATCAGATTGATGCAGCGAATCTTTGGGAACTTGATCGGACACTGGAGATTGCGATGGATGCCATGCGGGTTGCCCCTGGTGACTCAGTAATTGGAAATCTGTCTGGTGGTGAACAACGTCGTGTCGCGCTCTGCAAAATATTATTACAAAATCCTGATCTGTTACTTTTAGACGAACCGACCAACCATCTTGATGCGGAATCGGTTGCATGGTTGGAACGCTTCTTGCATAGCTTTCAAGGCACAGTTGTGGCCATCACTCACGATCGCTACTTCCTCGATAATGTCGCTGGCTGGATTCTGGAATTGGAACGAGGCAGAGGCATTCCGTTTGAAGGCAATTATTCATCATGGCTGGAGCAGAAGCAGGCTCGGTTAAAAGTAGAGGAAAAACAAGAATCCAAACGACAGAAGTTTCTCAAGAGGGAACTGGAATGGGTTCGCATGTCTCCTAAAGCACAGGCTTCCAAAAATAAAGCACGTATCCAACGTTATGAAGAACTTGCTGCAGAAGATTACGAAAAACAAGATGATGCTTCCGATATCCAAATCCCCATTTCCAAACCACTCGGAAGCAGAGTACTCATTGCGGAAAACCTCTCAAAATCCTTTGGTGACAAACTCTTATTCGATAACTTTACTTTTGAATTACCCCGCGGTGGGATTGTTGGCGTCATTGGACCCAATGGTGCAGGAAAAACAACTCTGTTTAAAATGATTATGGGTCTGGAGCAACCTGATAGTGGGACTTTGGAACTGGGAGAGACTGTTCAATTATCGTATGTAGATCAGAGTCGAGATGCATTGAATCCAAAGAAAACCGTATATGAAGAAATATCACAAGGTCATGAGCATCTGGTGGTCGGTAAGTCCAGCATCCATGCCAGAACTTATGTAGGCCGCTTCAATTTCAAAGGTCCTGATCAACAAAAGTTGGTAGGAGAACTTTCGGGGGGGGAACGTAATCGCGTCCACATGGCAAAATTGCTTCGTTCAGGCGGTAATCTCCTTCTTCTTGACGAACCGACTAACGACCTCGATGTAGACACACTTCGTTCATTAGAAGAAGGTCTGGAGCACTATAGTGGATGCGCACTGGTCGTGAGTCACGACCGTTGGTTCCTGGATCGTTTAGCGACTCACATTATCGCCTTTGAAGGCGATAGCACAGTTCGATGGTTTGAAGGAAACTACAAAATGTACGAAGCCAAACGTCATGAGGAACTTGGTAAAGATGCGGACTCTCCTCACCGACTTCAGTTCAAACCACTTTCACGTTAG
- a CDS encoding DUF2079 domain-containing protein codes for MNQTTTPSSQFDRRRFTYALLCVLLGSGAVTLSIQSILSNLNIATLYVSATLWQDLVQNWSGTIEPTTQSALIPFFPLMGYLLIISITTWGIGSFLISKVCGSSLSMAFTNWGWKGFRWWLLPAAWELLRITAFILGWTSLESLLLATSQFWFSLTIAGWMATFASLIFPVSYLELTPESLEAKRTQTIKIPLGAWLMMGVFISLFTFMNWRLYEGLLIPHGDSAMYEEHLWNITHGKGFRSYLDQGLFWGEHIQFIHLLLLPLYLLWPSHLLLELCETLALAIGAIPLYRMAVRHSHSTMIGKAMVAAYLCYFPLQFLDIAIDLKTFRPISFGVPALLFALDAIEQKRWKSAILLLALTLTAKEDYAIILGPLGLWIAYQQWRESKQDSTTTKPDLFKVLTPGISLSLFAVIYLSFVVKVLIPWFRSGEQVHYVGYFSKFGSSLGEVVQNILFNPSLLFGELVRPDTFIYGLALIVPLGFLPLFSPSRLLVAAPLFGLLCLNELAHDPRHHFHAPIVPILCWAAAIGLGNIPVFIKRYSLKTKITAAQTFATHFTWCSAIATGLFFSLGPMGLVFWDSGSNWYWKKLYVPGERAKQFTKVIALIPPESRVASTDFVHPRFTHHARSYDYSDYRRKVNDYRSGVPADTDFIIIDTQHPYSQIKTPDQIPEYKNAPDQWELIPDQTNGHFIILKRKSESN; via the coding sequence ATGAACCAAACAACCACCCCATCTTCGCAATTTGATAGACGACGATTCACTTATGCGCTGCTTTGTGTCCTGCTGGGAAGTGGTGCTGTCACATTATCAATTCAGTCTATACTCAGCAATTTAAACATTGCTACGTTATACGTTAGTGCGACGCTCTGGCAGGACCTCGTTCAAAATTGGTCTGGTACAATCGAACCAACCACTCAATCAGCTCTGATCCCGTTTTTCCCTTTGATGGGTTATCTATTAATCATATCCATTACAACATGGGGTATTGGATCATTTCTCATTTCCAAAGTGTGTGGCTCCTCTCTAAGCATGGCGTTTACAAACTGGGGCTGGAAAGGTTTCCGCTGGTGGTTGCTGCCAGCAGCCTGGGAACTGCTCCGCATCACAGCTTTCATTTTGGGCTGGACCAGCTTGGAAAGCCTCTTATTGGCGACATCACAATTCTGGTTTTCTCTCACCATCGCAGGTTGGATGGCTACGTTTGCCTCTCTAATCTTTCCCGTTTCTTATTTGGAACTCACTCCAGAATCGCTGGAAGCAAAACGGACACAAACAATCAAGATCCCTCTCGGAGCCTGGCTCATGATGGGGGTGTTTATCTCTCTGTTCACATTTATGAACTGGAGACTGTATGAAGGTTTGCTGATCCCGCATGGTGACTCTGCCATGTATGAAGAACACCTCTGGAACATCACTCATGGAAAAGGATTTCGCAGTTATCTGGATCAAGGATTATTCTGGGGAGAACACATTCAGTTCATCCATCTACTTTTACTTCCTCTCTATCTGCTTTGGCCCTCTCATCTACTATTGGAATTGTGTGAGACACTGGCATTAGCGATCGGCGCAATTCCACTCTACCGGATGGCTGTACGTCACAGTCATTCAACCATGATTGGCAAAGCAATGGTGGCTGCATACTTATGCTACTTTCCTTTACAGTTTCTTGATATTGCGATCGACTTAAAAACATTTCGCCCTATTTCATTTGGTGTTCCCGCCCTGCTCTTTGCGCTGGATGCGATTGAACAAAAACGCTGGAAATCTGCTATTCTTTTGCTGGCACTTACATTAACTGCCAAAGAAGATTATGCCATCATTCTCGGACCGTTAGGACTCTGGATTGCATATCAACAATGGCGAGAAAGTAAACAGGACAGCACCACAACAAAACCAGACCTCTTCAAAGTCCTCACTCCCGGAATCAGTCTCTCACTTTTTGCTGTTATTTATCTGTCATTCGTCGTGAAAGTCCTCATTCCCTGGTTTCGTAGTGGCGAACAAGTCCACTATGTGGGGTACTTCAGTAAATTTGGAAGTTCTCTCGGTGAAGTAGTACAGAATATATTATTCAATCCATCCTTATTGTTCGGTGAATTAGTTCGGCCCGACACTTTTATCTACGGATTGGCTTTAATCGTACCGTTAGGTTTTCTCCCGCTGTTTTCTCCGAGTCGCTTACTAGTAGCGGCACCACTCTTTGGATTACTTTGTCTGAATGAATTAGCACATGACCCTCGACACCACTTCCATGCTCCCATAGTTCCCATTTTGTGTTGGGCGGCGGCAATAGGATTAGGTAATATTCCTGTTTTCATTAAACGCTACTCATTGAAAACTAAGATTACCGCGGCACAGACATTCGCGACTCACTTCACTTGGTGCTCTGCCATTGCAACGGGACTTTTTTTCAGCCTGGGTCCGATGGGGTTGGTTTTCTGGGACTCTGGATCTAACTGGTACTGGAAAAAACTTTATGTTCCCGGAGAACGCGCTAAACAATTCACTAAAGTGATTGCACTTATCCCACCGGAAAGTCGTGTTGCCTCCACTGACTTTGTGCATCCCCGTTTTACGCATCATGCTCGATCTTACGACTACAGCGACTATCGTCGTAAGGTGAACGATTACCGATCGGGCGTGCCCGCTGATACCGATTTTATCATTATCGATACACAACACCCCTATAGCCAAATTAAGACCCCCGATCAGATCCCGGAATACAAAAATGCGCCTGATCAATGGGAGCTGATTCCAGATCAGACAAATGGGCATTTTATAATTCTCAAACGTAAATCAGAATCCAATTGA
- a CDS encoding nucleoside 2-deoxyribosyltransferase, which produces MKHSNEQIRVYCAGPLFNRSERQEMMSIANLLSDSGYSVYLPHRDGMEFRLVLDVLVERNWDAPMAAQFLHEAIFALDVYQLVSECEAMVWNLNGRTPDEGAVSEAAMAWMLGKPLIAYQDDVRSLIQGRVNPLLVGMIDFESIDQIEQIPNALSVAIMQHNLPSVLQVSSLPSKVQAAVKSGRILWEALCAEGAQENNEMIASVVEDLFAPNDRSTLLA; this is translated from the coding sequence ATGAAACATTCTAATGAGCAGATTCGTGTTTACTGTGCTGGCCCTTTATTTAATCGATCTGAACGTCAAGAGATGATGTCTATTGCCAATCTATTGTCTGACTCTGGTTACTCAGTATATCTGCCTCATCGTGATGGAATGGAGTTTCGCCTAGTCTTAGATGTTTTAGTCGAACGAAACTGGGATGCTCCTATGGCAGCTCAATTCTTACATGAAGCCATTTTTGCCTTGGATGTTTATCAATTAGTCAGTGAGTGCGAGGCAATGGTTTGGAATTTAAATGGACGTACACCCGATGAAGGTGCCGTTTCAGAAGCGGCTATGGCCTGGATGTTGGGAAAACCATTGATTGCCTATCAAGATGATGTTCGGTCTTTGATTCAGGGACGTGTCAATCCACTCTTGGTGGGTATGATAGATTTTGAATCGATTGATCAGATAGAACAGATTCCCAATGCATTGTCTGTTGCAATTATGCAGCATAATCTTCCATCCGTGTTACAAGTCTCTTCATTACCCTCAAAAGTTCAGGCGGCAGTCAAATCTGGACGGATCTTATGGGAGGCGCTGTGCGCAGAAGGCGCACAGGAAAATAATGAAATGATTGCTTCAGTTGTCGAAGACCTGTTTGCTCCCAATGATCGATCGACACTACTGGCCTGA
- a CDS encoding HD domain-containing protein, which produces MNHPYVAIPEISNLQSGSGLVRIPYQQDVPFTDRVRALVDTTEFRRLSHITQLGFTALVYPGATHTRFEHALGVYQNSLQYLWQLGKDARFSTTIDVHTAEVLIVAALLHDLGHWPFCHLIEDMSLEGIPRHEMFAREFLSDQYELAGILRTEWGIEPEEVLDILVPQSDTIEMRLVRSILSGPIDIDKMDYLDRDSLHAGVPYGRNFDKNRLVHSLMVNEAGDGLAIGSKGKTAAELMVFARYVMFSEVYWHHAVRSASTMFARAFYHLYQKLDLSEYFKLTEADSISVLREQAKGTLCERLVEGIFSTKRILYKRIAEYSYYESSDVFELIAHQPVSSLVIWSENLSKRLSQRLNQPVSSTDILIDAPPTHREVEFNVEIYSSREAKYQPLHIVSPVVDTLAQKQFDDFVKRVRVFVHPQIAEYCADMSDFEDLLLKSVQETN; this is translated from the coding sequence ATGAATCATCCTTATGTTGCGATTCCGGAAATTTCGAACTTACAGTCTGGTAGTGGCTTAGTTCGCATTCCTTATCAGCAGGATGTTCCATTTACGGACCGTGTTCGTGCACTCGTTGATACAACTGAGTTTCGTAGATTATCGCATATAACCCAGTTGGGGTTTACTGCTCTGGTTTATCCTGGAGCGACGCACACACGTTTTGAGCATGCATTAGGGGTCTATCAAAATTCGTTACAGTACCTCTGGCAGTTAGGGAAAGACGCTCGCTTCTCTACTACAATAGATGTACATACCGCGGAGGTTTTGATTGTCGCAGCCTTACTACACGATTTAGGACATTGGCCTTTTTGTCATTTAATTGAAGATATGTCATTGGAAGGAATTCCCCGGCATGAAATGTTTGCTAGAGAGTTTCTATCTGATCAATATGAATTAGCAGGGATTTTGAGAACAGAGTGGGGGATAGAACCCGAGGAGGTTTTAGATATTTTGGTCCCTCAATCAGATACCATAGAAATGCGACTGGTTCGATCTATTTTATCGGGTCCCATTGATATTGATAAGATGGATTATCTGGACCGTGATAGTTTGCATGCCGGGGTGCCCTATGGTCGTAACTTTGATAAGAATCGCTTGGTTCATTCATTGATGGTTAATGAAGCTGGCGATGGTTTGGCCATTGGTTCCAAAGGAAAAACTGCAGCAGAGTTAATGGTATTTGCCCGATATGTTATGTTTAGCGAAGTCTATTGGCACCATGCGGTCCGCTCCGCTAGCACAATGTTTGCCCGCGCTTTTTATCATCTCTATCAGAAGCTTGATTTGTCTGAGTATTTTAAGTTAACAGAAGCGGATTCTATTTCTGTATTACGAGAACAGGCGAAAGGCACATTATGTGAAAGACTAGTTGAAGGTATTTTCAGTACGAAACGCATATTGTATAAACGAATTGCTGAATATAGCTATTATGAATCATCTGATGTTTTTGAGTTGATCGCGCATCAACCAGTTTCTTCGTTGGTAATATGGAGCGAAAACTTATCGAAGCGGCTTTCTCAGCGCTTAAATCAGCCCGTTTCTTCAACCGATATTTTAATTGACGCACCACCCACACATCGTGAAGTCGAATTTAATGTTGAGATTTATTCGTCACGTGAAGCGAAATATCAACCTCTGCATATAGTGTCTCCCGTCGTTGATACATTGGCTCAGAAGCAATTTGATGATTTTGTTAAACGCGTTCGTGTATTTGTTCATCCTCAAATTGCAGAGTATTGTGCGGACATGAGCGATTTCGAAGACCTATTACTCAAATCTGTTCAAGAAACAAATTGA
- a CDS encoding formylglycine-generating enzyme family protein, producing the protein MVRIRKICCGAFHLFVGGMLLTTVGCGGGSEQQVQRSPVKEKSSSVQDPKLKSIGSKLKKRFQKKSEQPEIEGNSEDMFEVVDYVHNFEIQKPESTSRSDDLISVVLPAQGDVDSSTFLITASGKQEEQGEPDSSFKLPEGFSAIAEAGYSLQGLPHRIRCARDYSEMVLVPAGVSIQGINDGEKNAEPQFTIYQNAFYIDVYEVTLEQYRRWRSEMIAQKGKIPSPAGNDLQPAQFPALGISYTDALNYARTMGKQLPLETQWEKAARGESGFQYPWGNGRPLWQRVRKPGQIDAVGTFPGDQSPYGVFDLAGNAREWCEDWYSNNPYQAAITLADAGVVRDWTGPKRSVIPSMRAVRGNQQAWYVWKRSGENMRKPPADVGFRCVLNLPEVSADSEAPKTSGPF; encoded by the coding sequence ATGGTGCGAATTCGAAAAATTTGTTGTGGGGCATTCCATTTATTCGTTGGGGGAATGTTGCTAACTACTGTTGGTTGTGGTGGTGGAAGCGAACAACAAGTACAGCGATCTCCTGTGAAAGAAAAATCTTCTTCGGTTCAAGATCCTAAACTGAAATCTATAGGTTCCAAGCTCAAAAAAAGATTTCAGAAGAAATCAGAGCAGCCAGAAATCGAAGGCAATTCGGAAGATATGTTTGAAGTTGTGGATTATGTTCATAACTTTGAAATTCAAAAACCCGAATCAACTAGTCGCTCTGATGACTTAATCTCAGTTGTGTTACCTGCACAGGGGGATGTCGATTCTTCTACTTTTTTGATTACCGCAAGTGGAAAGCAGGAAGAGCAAGGCGAACCTGATTCTTCGTTTAAGCTACCCGAAGGATTTTCTGCTATCGCAGAAGCTGGTTATTCATTACAAGGGCTGCCCCATCGAATTCGTTGTGCGCGGGATTATAGCGAAATGGTGTTGGTCCCTGCTGGAGTTTCGATTCAAGGAATAAATGATGGCGAAAAAAATGCAGAGCCTCAATTCACGATTTACCAGAATGCGTTTTACATTGATGTATATGAAGTGACTCTGGAACAATACCGGCGCTGGCGTTCAGAGATGATTGCGCAAAAAGGAAAAATTCCGAGCCCCGCCGGCAATGATCTTCAACCAGCTCAGTTTCCTGCCCTAGGGATCTCCTATACCGATGCTCTCAACTATGCACGTACTATGGGCAAGCAGTTACCTCTTGAAACTCAGTGGGAAAAAGCGGCTCGCGGAGAATCCGGTTTCCAATATCCCTGGGGAAATGGGCGTCCGCTCTGGCAGAGAGTACGTAAGCCAGGACAAATTGATGCAGTGGGAACATTTCCTGGTGATCAAAGTCCCTATGGTGTTTTTGATTTGGCCGGTAATGCGCGAGAATGGTGTGAAGATTGGTATTCTAACAATCCTTATCAGGCTGCGATTACATTAGCTGATGCGGGAGTCGTAAGAGATTGGACGGGTCCTAAAAGATCTGTGATACCCAGCATGCGGGCAGTAAGAGGAAATCAACAAGCATGGTACGTCTGGAAACGCTCGGGAGAAAATATGAGGAAGCCTCCTGCAGATGTTGGGTTTCGTTGTGTTCTGAATCTTCCTGAAGTATCAGCCGATTCCGAAGCTCCAAAAACTTCTGGCCCATTTTGA
- a CDS encoding MarR family winged helix-turn-helix transcriptional regulator yields the protein MLQYDFEESIGYWITITSHFYQEALNQELIPYGITFRQFQVIGWLVYEGSLSQVELAERMMIEPPTLVRILDRMERDCWIKRENDPDDRRRKVVKVLPEAKPVWSQMVACLKRLRKKATQGMTPEQVEILKSLLMQVQENLGVTTSEYETA from the coding sequence ATGCTGCAATACGACTTTGAGGAAAGTATCGGGTATTGGATTACGATTACCTCGCATTTTTATCAAGAGGCATTAAATCAGGAATTAATACCTTATGGAATTACATTCCGTCAGTTTCAGGTGATTGGTTGGCTCGTTTATGAAGGCTCGCTTTCCCAAGTCGAATTGGCCGAGCGTATGATGATCGAGCCACCAACGCTGGTTAGAATCCTGGATCGTATGGAGCGGGATTGCTGGATCAAACGTGAAAATGATCCCGATGATCGCCGCCGTAAAGTGGTGAAAGTTCTTCCTGAGGCAAAACCCGTTTGGTCGCAGATGGTGGCCTGTTTGAAGCGGCTCAGAAAAAAGGCGACTCAAGGTATGACACCGGAACAGGTTGAAATCTTGAAGTCGCTATTAATGCAGGTGCAGGAAAATCTCGGAGTGACGACTTCCGAGTATGAGACTGCATAA
- a CDS encoding efflux RND transporter periplasmic adaptor subunit, which yields MRLATSLVAFFLLCFLFSEQLLAQRGPAAVAVAEIVEQKIASGQTFVGTVQPIKRSIIGSAVGGRVSEFPVNEGDYVRAKQPLAQLLINTVSLEVDAEKAELELRKHELTELENGSRPDEIKRTKALMMAAKAGSEYQQKRRKRLESLYSRKAVNDDDIQQVVSESIRAEQLFQEATAAYELAVKGPRKEKIAQARSRVAIQQALVDKLESQVVKHTIISPFNGYVVAEHTEVGQWVNSGELVAEVIALDEVDVSVQVLENHVPHVRLGMDVRVEVPAIPEEVFIGKVAMVIPQADVRSRTFPVKVRIKNTITKNGPILKSGMLARAVLPTGSAQTALLVSKDALVLGGPRPMIFVVEPNKENQKLGKARAVPVQVGVAQGRLIQVKGDLKRGAFVVIRGNERLRPEQDVVIAEVLSPDAEPKAKAMKSEG from the coding sequence ATGAGATTAGCAACCAGCCTCGTTGCCTTTTTTTTGTTATGTTTTTTGTTTTCTGAACAACTGCTTGCTCAACGTGGTCCCGCCGCGGTAGCCGTTGCTGAAATTGTGGAGCAGAAAATTGCATCAGGACAAACCTTTGTCGGAACTGTGCAGCCGATTAAGAGAAGTATCATCGGAAGTGCCGTCGGTGGACGTGTCTCCGAGTTTCCTGTGAATGAGGGAGACTATGTGCGCGCCAAACAACCTTTGGCTCAACTCTTGATTAACACTGTCAGTTTAGAAGTAGATGCTGAAAAAGCGGAATTAGAACTTCGCAAACATGAGCTGACTGAGTTAGAAAATGGTTCCCGACCAGATGAAATAAAAAGAACCAAAGCGCTCATGATGGCTGCCAAGGCTGGTAGCGAATATCAGCAAAAACGACGTAAACGTCTGGAATCTCTTTATTCTAGAAAAGCAGTGAATGATGATGATATTCAACAGGTTGTCTCAGAGTCAATTCGTGCTGAGCAATTATTTCAGGAAGCGACGGCAGCTTATGAACTCGCAGTGAAAGGGCCTCGAAAAGAGAAAATTGCTCAGGCGCGATCTCGTGTTGCTATCCAGCAGGCCCTGGTTGATAAACTTGAAAGTCAGGTCGTAAAGCACACCATTATCTCCCCGTTTAATGGGTACGTTGTTGCCGAACATACGGAAGTCGGTCAATGGGTTAACTCGGGTGAGCTTGTTGCCGAAGTGATTGCATTAGATGAAGTGGATGTCAGTGTTCAAGTACTTGAGAACCATGTGCCACATGTTCGATTGGGAATGGATGTTCGTGTAGAAGTTCCTGCTATTCCAGAAGAAGTATTTATAGGTAAGGTAGCCATGGTCATCCCGCAGGCAGATGTGCGATCTCGTACGTTTCCAGTTAAAGTTCGGATCAAAAATACAATTACTAAGAATGGACCGATCCTCAAATCGGGAATGTTAGCCCGCGCTGTGCTACCTACAGGTTCGGCTCAAACTGCCTTACTGGTTTCCAAGGATGCTTTGGTTTTAGGAGGTCCTCGTCCCATGATTTTTGTCGTCGAGCCCAATAAAGAAAATCAAAAACTGGGTAAAGCACGTGCTGTTCCCGTCCAAGTTGGTGTAGCTCAAGGTCGGTTAATTCAAGTGAAGGGTGACTTAAAACGTGGGGCGTTTGTTGTCATACGCGGCAATGAACGCTTAAGACCAGAGCAGGATGTTGTAATAGCTGAAGTCTTATCTCCCGATGCGGAACCAAAAGCCAAGGCCATGAAGTCGGAGGGTTAA